Proteins from one Deinococcus sedimenti genomic window:
- a CDS encoding helix-turn-helix transcriptional regulator produces the protein MSVLRWTLADFLAEHEITAYALGKAMGTSYMNTVYRLARRGHEPSRIDLPTLVTVLDGLRTLTGKDVQITDILHYESSVELSPPSAESVGRA, from the coding sequence ATGTCGGTACTCCGGTGGACATTGGCCGACTTTCTGGCGGAACACGAGATCACGGCCTACGCGCTCGGGAAGGCCATGGGAACGAGCTACATGAATACGGTCTACCGTCTGGCCAGGCGGGGTCACGAGCCGTCCCGCATCGACCTACCCACGCTCGTGACCGTCCTCGACGGCCTGCGGACCCTCACGGGCAAGGACGTCCAGATCACTGATATCCTCCACTACGAATCAAGCGTCGAACTGAGCCCTCCCTCTGCAGAAAGTGTTGGGCGAGCTTGA